From Acanthopagrus latus isolate v.2019 chromosome 22, fAcaLat1.1, whole genome shotgun sequence, the proteins below share one genomic window:
- the ddx1 gene encoding ATP-dependent RNA helicase DDX1: protein MAAFSEMGVMPEIAQAVEELDWLLPTDIQAESIPLILGGGDVLMAAETGSGKTGAFSIPVIQIVYETLKDQQEGKKGRAAVKTGGAIFNSWQMNPYDRSTAFAIGPDGLCCQSREFKEWHGCRSTKGITKGKYYYEVTCHDQGLCRIGWSTSQAALDLGTDKYGFGFGGTGKKSNNKQFDSYGEEFTMHDTIGCYLDLDKGQISFSKNGNDLGLAFELPQHVKNQPFFASCVLKNAELKFNFGGEDFKNPPKSGFVALNQASEAHQVKSSQTGTAKVSEVKASSNAPKALIIEPSKELAEQTLNVVKQFKKYVENPKLRELLVIGGVAAKEQLAALEQGIDIVVGTPGRLDDLISTGKLSLSQVRFLVLDECDGLLSAGYTDFINRIHKQIPQVTSDGKRLQVIVCSATLHSFDVKKLSERIMHFPTWVDLKGEDSVPETVHHVVVPVNPKSDRIWERLGKNHIRTDEVHAKDNTRPGANSAEMWSEAIKVLKGEYAVRAIKEHKMDQAIIFCRTKIDCDNMEQYFIQQGGGPDSKGHQFSCVCLHGDRKPNERKTNLERFKRKEVRLLVCTDVAARGIDIHGVPYVINVTLPDEKQNYVHRIGRVGRAERMGLAISLVAMEKEKVWYHVCPNRGRGCYNTRLKEDGGCTIWYNEKELLSEIEEHLKCTITQCEPDIKVPVDDFDGKVTYGQRRALGGGNYKGHVDALAPTVQELANLEREAQSSFLQLGFLQNQLFRAF from the exons ATGGCAGCGTTTTCTG AGATGGGCGTTATGCCTGAAATCGCTCAGGCTGTGGAAGAGCTGGACTGGCT ACTACCCACTGACATCCAGGCAGAGTCTATTCCCCTTATTCTCGGTGGAGGAGATGTTCTCATG gcgGCAGAAACCGGTAGTGGCAAAACAGGT GCCTTCAGTATCCCAGTGATCCAGATTGTGTATGAGACCCTGAAGGATCAGCAGGAGGGCAAGAAGGGCAGAGCTGCTGTCAAGACTGGAGGAGCCA TTTTCAACAGTTGGCAGATGAATCCCTATGACCGCAGTACAGCCTTTg CAATCGGTCCAGACGGATTGTGCTGCCAGAGCCGGGAGTTTAAAGAGTGGCATGGCTGTCGCTCCACAAAAGGCATCACCAAAG GGAAGTACTACTACGAGGTCACCTGCCATGACCAGGGTCTGTGTCGCATTGGTTGGTCTACCAGTCAGGCAGCTCTTGACTTGG GAACTGATAAGTATGGTTTTGGTTTCGGTGGAACTGGAAAGAAATCCAACAACAAGCAGTTTGACAGCTATGGAGAG gagtttacCATGCATGACACCATTGGATGCTACCTGGATCTGGACAAGGGCCAAATTTCCTTCTCTAAAAATG gtAATGACCTGGGTTTGGCTTTTGAGCTCCCGCAACATGTCAAGAATCAGCCCTTTTTTGCCTCCTGTGTGCTCAAG AATGCAGAGCTGAAGTTCAACTTTGGAGGAGAAGACTTCAAGAATCCCCCCAAGAGTGGCTTTGTTGCCCTGAACCAGGCCTCCGAGGCTCACCAAGTAAAATCCTctcagacag GCACTGCCAAAGTGAGTGAGGTGAAGGCCTCATCCAACGCACCAAAAGCTCTGATCATCGAACCATCAAAAGAATTGGCTGAACAGACCCTCAACGTTGTCAAGCAGTTTAAGAAATATGTGGAAAACCCCAAACTGAG GGAACTGCTGGTGATTGGTGGTGTGGCTGCCAAGGAGCAGCTGGCTGCTCTCGAACAGGGG ATTGACATCGTGGTGGGAACACCTGGTAGACTGGACGATCTCATATCCACTGGGAAGCTTAGTCTGTCACAAGTCCGCTTTCTAGTCctggatgagtgt GATGGCCTCCTGTCTGCAGGCTATACAGACTTTATCAACAGAATCCACAAACAAATCCCTCAGGTCACCTCTGATGGCAAGAGACTGCAG GTGATTGTTTGTTCAGCCACACTGCATTCCTTTGATGTGAAGAAATTGTCCGAGCGCATAATGCACTTTCCCACTTGGGTGGACCTGAAGGGAGAGGATTCTGTCCCTGAGACTGTCCACCATGTGGTAGTACCTGTCAATCCCAAGAGCGATCGAATCTGGGAGCGTCTGGGCAAGAACCACATCCGG acagatgaagtCCATGCTAAAGATAACACCAGACCAGGAGCAAATTCTGCAG aaatgtGGTCAGAAGCCATCAAGGTGCTGAAGGGCGAGTATGCAGTGAGAGCCATCAAAGAGCACAAGATGGACCAGGCCATCATCTTCTGTCGCACCAAGATCGACTGTGACAACATGGAGCAGTACTTTATCCAGCAAGGAGGAG GTCCGGACAGTAAGGGCCACCagttttcctgtgtttgtctccatgGTGATCGTAAGCCCAATGAGCGGAAAACTAACTTGGAACGCTTCAAG AGAAAAGAAGTGAGGCTCCTGGTCTGCACAGACGTTGCTGCCAGAGGAATCGACATCCACGGGGTTCCTTATG TGATAAATGTCACCCTGCCAGATGAGAAGCAGAACTATGTCCATCGTATCGGCAGAGTTGGAAGAGCCGAGAG AATGGGGCTGGCGATCTCACTGGTTGCcatggagaaggagaag GTGTGGTACCACGTTTGCCCGAACCGAGGCAGAGGCTGCTACAACACCCGGCTGAAGGAGGATGGAGGTTGCACCATCTGGTACAACGAGAAAGAG CTCCTGTCAGAAATTGAGGAGCATCTAAAGTGCACCATCACCCAGTGTGAGCCGGACATCAAAGTACCTGTGGATGACTTTGATGGAAAGGTCACATATGGTCAACGCAGGGCTTTGGGAG GTGGTAACTACAAAGGTCACGTGGATGCTCTGGCCCCGACAGTCCAGGAACTGGCAAATCTCGAGAGGGAAGCCCAAAGTTCCTTCCTCCAACTGGGATTCTTGCAAAACCAACTTTTCAGAGCCTTCTGA